In Parageobacillus sp. KH3-4, the genomic window GCGGACGGAAAATTGTTGAACAGGCCAATAGCGCAAATCGACCTTTCCTACTACTTGGCTTATTTTTACAAAGCCAAAATGCCGGCTGTCCCAGCTGCGTAACCGGTTATCGCCAAGGACAAAGATACATCCCTTCGGCACTCTTTTTTTCCCTGTAAGTTCTTCCAGCGTAAAATCCCCCGTCAGCTTTCCGCCGCTCCACTTATGTTTATATGGCTGCAAATACGGTTCAGCAATTTTCTTCCCGTTAATATACAGCATATCATTTTTGTATTCAATTTGCTCGCCAGGCAGCCCAATCACGCGTTTCACATAATCTTCTTTTTTATTTGCGTGAAAGACGATAACATCAAACCGATGAATGTTTCCGATCTGATAACTTAGTTTATTGACAATTAGCAAATTTCCTTCCTGTAATGTTGGCATCATTGATTTTCCCTCGACCATATAGTTGGTGAAGCAAAGAAACCGCAATATCAAAATAAGCGTGAGTATACTTCCAAAAAGAAATGACTTGCACCGCCGTCTCTTTTCGTCCATCTTCCAATCGCCACCTGTCATTATAAATCTTCGTGATCGCGCTGTTTTTCCGTTAATGAAAACTTTGCTTCCACTCTTTTTCCAGCGTACCATAACAATGCGATAACAACCGCTATCATGACTGTACGCAACGGCTGTTTCACCAGTGCAGCGATATCGTATCCAATAAAGCTAATCGTAAAAATCATCACCACCTTGCCGCATAATACCGCCAAAATAAACTGTTGCTGACTCATTCGCGACAACCCGGCGACGACATTGACTATTGCCGATGGAGTAAACGGAAAACAATATAATAAAAACACCGGACCAAACCCATGACGCTCAATCCAATGCATAAACTGTCTCACTTTTCGATGGCGACTTACAAAATGAAAAAAGCGCTTTTGCCCGATTTTTCGCGTAATCGAAAAAACGAGAATAGAACCAAGGCACGCGCCGATCCACGAAATAAGAAATCCTTGCCATAAACCAAATGCTGCTGCATTCGCCATCACAAATACAAACATTGGTAAAATCGGAAGAAAAGATTCCAATAATGTCGCCGCAATGCCTGGAACCACTCCAAACGAACGATATTGCTCAAGCATTGATAGCACGTTTTCAAGAGTGAACCATTGTTTGATTGTTTCGATGTCCATGTATACTCCCCATTCACCGTTCACATCATAATTATATATTTATTTTACACATTTGTACGAAGAATTTGAACTACTCTTTACATATACTAACTATCGAAATAATGGAAAAACAGCAAAAAATGAGGCCGCTTCTCCCCCACTTGCCTGCGCTGGAAAAATGCACAGGGCGGGAGAGAGATTTTTCGGCTTTTAAAAAATTATCGCTGTTGCCATCCTTCAGAACGGTTCATGCGAAATGCATATTGCAATTTACGTTCTCTTGCCTCCATCCGCTCTGACAATTTCGTCCGCAACTGTGCCGTGCGGTAAAGCTGATTCACAAAAGAGTGATAGGAAACATCAAGCAAAACGCTTTTTTCGTTGGTGAAATAGACGATCGTTTGATCATTTTTTGTGGGTTCATATTTGTATACGTGAAGGTGAGAAAGCCAAACACAGCGGGAATCATTTGGGGAAATCGTTGGAAAAACGTAAATTTCGTTGAGTGGTTCAATCGCGATCGGAGCTTTATGCGTAACGCCAATGACAGCTCTTGTCCCGTCTTTTCTGCCTCGAAAACTAGCGCCGTAATAGTTGCAGCTGCGCTTCACAATATCAAGCGGCCTCATTTTGACAACATACTCGCCATCTTCTTCCACGACCTTAGCATACGAATTGCCGTGCAAGTGGTGCGGTAAAATCGCCATGGTGTATCGGCTAATAATAAATTGGTCCAAGATGATGAACTCATTTACTTTCATTCCATTTTCTCTCCTCTCTTCATACATTATACCTACTTCTATCATACCATTAATAGTTATATTTTTCTATATTTTCAAAAAATATAAGTGTTTTTGTGATGAAAATCGCTTAGGAATTATCAAATATTTGCCGAATTTCTTCTTCCGCCAAATATTCGTTTGCTTGTTCTAGCGCTGTATGCTCTCCGACAGAATCCCCCGCATACGTTTCCTCATTCAAAAAAGCTTGATGGAAATGAAAATCCGTACTCATCCGAAATTCAGGTTGTAACGTCGGTCCAAACGGCATTTCTTTTTTTTCGTTTTCCTTTTTCATCATTAATCGCCTCCTGTGATTATGATGCGCCAACGTTCATTCATTTATGCAACCACAGTCTTTCGCTATATTGTCATGTCCAAAAAGTGTTTTTTTCACGATGTTAGTCTAAAAATTAGACACGGAGAACAGGTAGACTATAACAAACTTAATTACTGTCCGAGGTGTCCAATCATGAAAAAGAGAACATTGGATAAGGAATACAAGAGGCTGTTGAATGATGCTTGGAGAGGGACAAGTCCATCGCCCAAGCGGCAAAGGAGTTAGGGGGGCTTACAACGCGCTTCGCGTTGGGGCAAAGAAAGCAAGGGAACGAGTTTTATCAGTTCCGGAAACATCAAGCCACAAAAGCAAGAAATCATCGAATTACGCCGCCTTATAACCAAAAATTGGAATAAGAATTAGCAATCCTAAAAAAGGCGTTAGGCATCTTCACCAGAAACCAGAAGTAATTCACGCATTTATTTTTCCACACCGAAATGCATTTCGTGTGGTGATGATGTGCCAAGTAACTAGATGTTTCCAAAAATCGGTATTAAGACTGGCTTAAACGGCAAAAAGTAAACAAAAAGAACAACGAACTCAACAGATTCGAAATAAGTATCTAAAGTCCCGCAAAATTTACGAAAGCCCGAAAATGATGCAAGCACTACGCAAACAAGGGATTCGAGCGTCTCATTGCATCATGAGCGAAGAAAGCTTGAAGATCCATTACCGTCAATGCAAAACCACTACGAACAGTAACCATCCTTACAACGTCTATGACAATGTAGTATTGAAACAAATCAAGCAACGGTTCCGAATGAAGTATAGGTGGCGGATACGATATACATTCCTGCCAACGAGGGCTGGTTATATTAGCGAGCATCGTGGATTTATCGTAAACTAGAATGGGTATATCAATGCACGAATGACGAAAGAGTTAGTGATTCAAGCGTTGCAACGGGCTCTCAACAGCGAAAAAACAACGGGATGAGTGATCAACGATTCGGATCATGGAAGCCAATATGCTTCCGCAGCTTTTACAGGAACATCATTTTCCAGTGAGCATGTCAAAACGTAGGAATTGTTACGACAACGCTTGTATAGAGTCGTTTCATGGCTTAATCAAAAAAGAGTGTATCGTCCAAATCGATTCCATGCGCCGAAGGAAACGAAACACCTTGGCTATGTATCGCCATGCGAATTGAGGCTGCTTCTACGCTAATCAGAGAAAAGTAGCTGTTTAACATGTCCGTTTTCTTGACACATCACCAATTCCCTTTTACCCCAAAACAATGAATGGAAAATTTCTTCTTCAAAAAAATCCGGCTCTCCTTAGCGAGCCGCCGAGCTATTGTTTTTATTTCACTCTTGTCACCGCATCAATCCATGTACGCGCCATCAGCATATTACCAATAGAATTCATGTGAACACCGTCAGTTGTCAGTCGATATGGCGAACGCGCTTGCAAATAGGCAAGAAACGACTGATGGGTAGGCACTAAAATGCCCTGAAACCGCTGCGCCATTTTTTGCACAATTTCCACGTACGGTTTCAACTTTATGTTGCCTTCTGAACGAATATCCTCGCCGATAATGGTCGGCTCCATAAATATAAGCTGCGCTTTCGTTTTTTCCTTTGTTTGTACAGCCAGCTGCGTATATACCTGTTCAAATTGGTCTGGATATACTTGCTCCTTCTCTGGATGGTCGAGCTGCCGCCATACATCATTGATGCCGATCGAAATGGAAACGATATCTGGCTGAAGATCGATAACGTCGCGCTCCCATCTCGCAAGCAGGTCGGGAATGCGGTTACCGCTGATACCGCGATTGACAACATCAAAGGAGCGGTGTGGATAAGTGGTAATAAGATAGTCGCGGATCAGCCGGACATATCCATCGCCAATTTGCTCTGGGTCTTCCCATCTTCCCGATTCGGTAATGCTGTCGCCAATAAACACAATTCTTCCTTCGAGTTTCATCTTCTCCCCCGCTTCCTTATCATAAAATGACGGTTTTAAATTCAAATGCAAACGCATCATAACGGTGCATAGAAATCGCATCATGCCAAACGCCTGCCTGTTATCTAAAAACGCGACTTTCTCGATTTCCGCGACCGGATCATGCTCTTGCATATGCAAATTCTTCCGCTGTTGATTGCGGATGCGAATCTGCGGTGGTCGCTTTGAATTTTCAGCCCCAAGTCTGCTTCAATATATTGTAAACAGATGCTTCCAAATGTTCCTTTTTACCCCCGCCATCAAAGAAAAAAACCACATGATAGCCACTTAACTATTCGCTAAAAACACTAGCAACAGTGCAAAAATCACCATAAAATAAAATCCATATCAAGCCCCCTGTTTCGCTGGCAGTTGTCGTTTCACCACGTATAAAGCGCATATGAACACCCCCCATATAAGCAACAGCATATACAAACAAATATAATCGTAGCAACAACAGCAGAACTCCATCCATTAGGAAAAAGGAAGAATGACAAAGGCTAAAAATAGATCGTCAATCCGATAAGAGGAAGCGATAGGATCTTGCTGTTGCGATATGAAATAACTGACGTACCGCCTGCGCATTGCCACCGAAAATTTCCCCGACCACATCACTCAATGTGCAAAAAGAAATAGAAAATCCTAGAACAATCGCATATTAAATAAACCCAAAACAACAAACTGGATTTAATCAGGCGATAAGTAGTATCGATAAAAAATACCTATTGTCCAAAATGGCCGTTTTTTGTTTTGTTTCGTATTCCCACAACATATCGCCTGCCTCTGCTTTCTATTATAAGCCAATCGTACAAAAGTGATATACTTTTTTCATGCGTCCGGCAGAAATGGGGCGACAATCTGTT contains:
- a CDS encoding SGNH/GDSL hydrolase family protein, whose product is MKLEGRIVFIGDSITESGRWEDPEQIGDGYVRLIRDYLITTYPHRSFDVVNRGISGNRIPDLLARWERDVIDLQPDIVSISIGINDVWRQLDHPEKEQVYPDQFEQVYTQLAVQTKEKTKAQLIFMEPTIIGEDIRSEGNIKLKPYVEIVQKMAQRFQGILVPTHQSFLAYLQARSPYRLTTDGVHMNSIGNMLMARTWIDAVTRVK
- a CDS encoding competence protein ComK, yielding MKVNEFIILDQFIISRYTMAILPHHLHGNSYAKVVEEDGEYVVKMRPLDIVKRSCNYYGASFRGRKDGTRAVIGVTHKAPIAIEPLNEIYVFPTISPNDSRCVWLSHLHVYKYEPTKNDQTIVYFTNEKSVLLDVSYHSFVNQLYRTAQLRTKLSERMEARERKLQYAFRMNRSEGWQQR
- a CDS encoding TVP38/TMEM64 family protein produces the protein MDIETIKQWFTLENVLSMLEQYRSFGVVPGIAATLLESFLPILPMFVFVMANAAAFGLWQGFLISWIGACLGSILVFSITRKIGQKRFFHFVSRHRKVRQFMHWIERHGFGPVFLLYCFPFTPSAIVNVVAGLSRMSQQQFILAVLCGKVVMIFTISFIGYDIAALVKQPLRTVMIAVVIALLWYAGKRVEAKFSLTEKQRDHEDL
- the lepB gene encoding signal peptidase I: MDEKRRRCKSFLFGSILTLILILRFLCFTNYMVEGKSMMPTLQEGNLLIVNKLSYQIGNIHRFDVIVFHANKKEDYVKRVIGLPGEQIEYKNDMLYINGKKIAEPYLQPYKHKWSGGKLTGDFTLEELTGKKRVPKGCIFVLGDNRLRSWDSRHFGFVKISQVVGKVDLRYWPVQQFSVRF